The genomic stretch TTTGGATTGTATCCTACCACCAACTCGTCCAACTGACAAGCCCCTGCGACTGCCCCTCCAGGATGTCTATAAAATTGGAGGCATTGGCACTGTCCCTGTGGGCCGAGTGGAGACTGGTGTTCTCAAGCCTGGCATGGTGGTTACCTTTGCTCCAGTCAATGTAACAACTGAAGTCAAGTCTGTTGAAATGCACCATGAAGCTTTGAGTGAAGCTCTTCCTGGGGACAATGTGGGCTTCAATGTAAAGAACGTGTCGGTCAAAGATGTTAGACGAGGCAATGTTGCTGGTGACAGCAAAAACGACCCACCAATGGAAGCAGCTGGCTTCACTGCTCAGGTGATTATCCTGAACCATCCAGGCCAAATCAGTGCTGGCTACGCTCCTGTTCTGGATTGTCACACAGCCCACATAGCATGCAAGTTTGCTGAGCTTAAAGAAAAGATCGATCGTCGTTCTGGTAAGAAGCTGGAAGATGGCCCCAAGTT from Ailuropoda melanoleuca isolate Jingjing unplaced genomic scaffold, ASM200744v2 unplaced-scaffold54630, whole genome shotgun sequence encodes the following:
- the LOC117799659 gene encoding elongation factor 1-alpha 1-like — protein: DCILPPTRPTDKPLRLPLQDVYKIGGIGTVPVGRVETGVLKPGMVVTFAPVNVTTEVKSVEMHHEALSEALPGDNVGFNVKNVSVKDVRRGNVAGDSKNDPPMEAAGFTAQVIILNHPGQISAGYAPVLDCHTAHIACKFAELKEKIDRRSGKKLEDGPKFLKSGDAAIVDMVPGKPMCVESFSDYPPLGRFAVRDMRQTVAVGVIKAVDKKAAGAGKVTKSAQKAQKAK